From the Apus apus isolate bApuApu2 chromosome 4, bApuApu2.pri.cur, whole genome shotgun sequence genome, one window contains:
- the COQ2 gene encoding 4-hydroxybenzoate polyprenyltransferase, mitochondrial, which yields MAALLARLSRACPGPRAARLPRAPAPPLPPAPAPAPAPPRPLSFSAAELVRAAPGPVQPYLRLMRLHQPAGTWLLYLPCSWSIGLAAGPGCLPDWQMLSLFGVGAVLMRGAGCTINDMWDRDYDKKVVRTASRPLAAGDISTFQSFIFLGGQLSLALCVLLCLNYYSIVLGAASLSLVITYPLMKRITYWPQLVLGLTFNWGALLGWSAIKGSCEWSVCLPLYLAGVMWTLVYDTIYAHQDKRDDIIIGVKSTALQFKEDTKQWLSGFSLAMLLSLCITGINCNQTFPYYSAVAAIGAHLAHQIYTLDIDKPEDCWKKFASNRTVGVLLFTGIVFGNLWKREDSKNVEEPVENRKFYQSNTSSFQEYP from the exons ATGGCGGCGCTGCTGGCGCGGCTCAGCCGGGCCTgccccgggccccgcgccgcccgcctgccccgcgccccggccccgccgctgccccccgccccggccccggccccggccccgccgcggccgctCAGCTTCTCGGCGGCAGAGCTGGTGCGCGCTGCCCCGGGCCCGGTGCAGCCCTACCTGCGCCTCATGCGGCTGCACCAGCCCGCCG GGACGTGGCTGCTGTACCTGCCGTGCAGCTGGAGCATCGGGctggcggccgggccgggctgcctGCCGGACTGGCAGATGCTGTCGCTGTTCGGCGTGGGAGCCGTCCTGATGCGCGGGGCCGGCTGCACCATCAATGACATGTGGGACCGGGACTACGACAAAAAG GTTGTGAGAACAGCAAGTAGGCCCTTGGCAGCTGGAGATATATCCACTTTTCAGTCCTTCATTTTTCTTGGGGGACAGCTTAGCTTGGCGCTTTGTGTGCTTCTGTGTCTGAATTACTATAG TATTGTTCTGGGAGCAGCCTCCTTGTCTCTTGTGATCACCTACCCTCTGATGAAGAGAATAACGTATTGGCCACAGTTAGTTTTGG GACTTACATTTAATTGGGGAGCTCTTCTTGGCTGGTCTGCCATCAAAGGGTCATGTGAATGGTCTGTTTGTTTGCCCTTGTACTTAGCTGGAGTGATGTGGACTCTGGTATATGATACCATTTATGCACATCAG GATAAGAGGGATGACATCATTATCGGTGTAAAGTCAACAGCATTACAGTTCAAGGAGGATACGAAACAGTGGCTCAGTGGCTTCAGCCTGGCAATGCTCCTGAGTTTGTGCATCACAGGAATTAACTGTAACCAGACGTTCCCATATTACTCAGCTGTGGCTGCCATAGGGGCTCATCTAGCACACCAG ATTTACACTTTGGACATAGACAAACCTGAAGACTGCTGGAAGAAATTTGCTTCAAATCGTACTGTAGGAGTTCTGCTCTTCACAGGGATTGTGTTTGGAAATCTGTGGAAACGAGAAGACTCAAAAAATGTAGAAGAGCCTGTAGAAAACAG AAAGTTCTATCAAAGCAACACCAGCTCTTTTCAGGAGTATCCATAG
- the HPSE gene encoding heparanase, translated as MLPLLPLLLPLLLPPLLAEGRRAAVLRLGLRGRPLGEVSPAFLSLTLDASLAQNPRYIALVSNAKLRALATALSPGFLRFGGTMTDFLIFDPNKESTSEEKTLWEFETQQEACGLRPAFAAVEKVLLAQWPSQEKLILAEYNRKKHKNTTITRNTLDILYSFANCSGFHLIFGLNALLRKDGLQWDSSNAQVLLDYCASQGYNISWELGNEPNSFRKKSGIYIDGFQLGQDFVHLRELLSSYTLYRHAQLYGPDVGQPRKHTQSLLRSFLKSGGKVINSITWHHYYVNGRSATREDFLSSEVLDSFATAVHEVLEIVGGTVPNKKVWLGETSSAYGGGAPRLSNTYVAGFMWLDKLGLSAQQGIDVVMRQVFFGSGSYHLVDVNFEPLPDYWLSLLYKKLVGTKVLQVSLEGADKRKLRVYLHCTNTLHPKYREGDVTLFALNLYNVTQHLQLPNYLSSKHVDQYLLLPHGKENILSRSIELNGRVLRMVDDKTLPELTEKPLGPGSVLGLPAFSYGFYVIKNAKAIACI; from the exons atgctgccgctgctgccgctgctgctaCCGCTGCTGCTACCGCCGCTGCTGGCGGAGGGGCGGCGGGCCGCCGTGCtcaggctggggctgcggggTAGACCCCTTGGGGAGGTGAGCCCggctttcctttctctcaccCTGGACGCTAGCCTGGCCCAGAACCCGCGATATATCGCCTTGGTCAG CAATGCCAAACTGCGTGCCCTAGCAacagccctgtccccagggtTCCTGAGGTTTGGCGGCACCATGACAGATTTTCTCATCTTTGACCCCAACAAGGAATctacttcagaagaaaaaactctCTGGGAATTTGAGACACAGCAAG AGGCTTGTGGCTTGAGGCCTGCATTTGCTGCTGTTGAGAAGGTTCTGCTGGCCCAGTGGCCCAGCCAGGAGAAGCTGATTCTTGCCGAGTATAACCggaaaaagcacaaaaacacCACTATTACAA GGAATACACTGGATATTCTCTACAGCTTTGCAAACTGTTCAGGGTTTCATCTGATATTTGGGCTTAATGCCTTGCTGCGGAAAGATGGCTTGCAGTGGGACAGCTCAAatgcccaggtgctgctggacTACTGTGCCTCGCAGGGTTACAACATCTCCTGGGAGCTTGGGAATG AGCCCAATAGCTTCAGGAAGAAATCCGGCATCTACATCGATGGCTTCCAGCTGGGGCAAGATTTTGTTCACTTACGGGAACTTCTGAGTAGCTACACCCTCTACCGGCACGCGCAGCTCTACGGTCCTGACGTGGGGCAGCCCCGAAAGCACACGCAGAGCCTGCTGAGAAG CTTCCTGAAGTCGGGAGGGAAGGTGATCAACTCAATCACGTGGCACCA ttaCTATGTGAATGGACGAAGTGCAACGAGGGAGGATTTCTTGAGCTCCGAAGTGCTGGATAGCTTTGCCACAGCTGTACATGAAGTCCTGGAG ATTGTTGGTGGGACTGTGCCCAATAAGAAAGTCTGGCTAGGAGAGACAAGTTCTGCCTACGGAGGGGGAGCTCCCAGGCTGTCCAACACTTACGTTGCTGGCTTTAT GTGGTTGGACAAGCTCGGGCTCTCAGCCCAGCAGGGGATTGATGTGGTGATGAGACAGGTTTTCTTTGGGTCAGGGTCCTATCACCTGGTGGATGTCAACTTTGAACCTTTGCCG GACTACTGGCTCTCACTGCTCTACAAGAAGTTGGTGGGTACCAAGGTGCTGCAGGTCAGCCTGGAAGGAGCTGACAAGAGGAAGCTCCGCGTCTACCTCCACTGCACAAACACCCTCCA TCCAAAGTACAGAGAAGGGGACGTGACACTGTTTGCCTTAAACCTCTACAACGTTACCCAACATTTGCAGCTACCAAATTACTTATCCAGCAAGCATGTGGATCAGTACCTCTTACTGCCTCATGGCAAAGAGAATATACTTTCCAG GTCTATTGAGCTGAATGGCCGTGTGCTGCGGATGGTGGATGACAAAACGCTGCCAGAGCTCACAGAAAAACCCCTTGGTCCTGGCAGTGTACTCGGCCTTCCAGCCTTCTCTTATGGCTTTTATGTTATCAAAAATGCCAAAGCTATTGCTTGCATTTAA